In Fibrobacter succinogenes, the following are encoded in one genomic region:
- a CDS encoding M23 family metallopeptidase, whose amino-acid sequence MKKLEVHIYPNRDTKGRDITFSVRKAIVYFVLTICAIIGFFTFSPVQIVENLSNGNLMDVYHQNSVIKGEIKKIRTVVDTTILKIEETRMVRDSSMKLGGLGFTLENGSEDDGSPKKNLIEMRTTLRKTLNILEKDSALAASVPVLHPLKNHHDIKSRFEMVFDAFTDQELPHRGVDFLAAEGDTVYATGGGTVVEVRKHRGFGLTMKIEHMEHVKTFYAHLGETLLKPGAKVRRGDPIALIGKSGLQSSLGLHYEIRVNGVPVNPEDYFITK is encoded by the coding sequence GTGAAAAAGCTTGAGGTGCACATTTATCCGAACAGGGATACCAAGGGACGAGATATAACGTTCTCCGTACGGAAAGCTATTGTTTATTTTGTTCTAACTATTTGCGCAATTATAGGCTTTTTCACTTTCTCGCCGGTTCAGATTGTGGAAAACTTGTCGAACGGCAACTTGATGGATGTCTATCACCAGAATTCTGTGATCAAGGGTGAAATCAAGAAAATCCGCACGGTTGTGGATACAACGATTTTAAAGATTGAAGAGACTCGCATGGTTCGCGATAGTTCCATGAAACTTGGCGGGCTGGGGTTCACTCTTGAAAATGGATCAGAAGACGATGGTTCTCCGAAAAAGAATTTGATTGAAATGAGAACAACGTTACGCAAGACTTTGAATATCTTGGAAAAGGATTCTGCGCTTGCGGCGAGCGTCCCGGTGCTTCATCCGCTCAAGAATCATCACGATATCAAGAGCCGATTCGAAATGGTGTTCGATGCGTTTACCGATCAGGAACTTCCGCACAGAGGTGTTGACTTTTTGGCGGCTGAGGGCGATACGGTTTATGCAACTGGTGGCGGAACCGTCGTAGAAGTTCGCAAGCATCGCGGTTTTGGACTGACCATGAAAATCGAGCACATGGAGCATGTGAAAACGTTCTACGCGCATCTTGGTGAAACGCTTTTAAAGCCTGGCGCAAAAGTGCGTCGTGGCGATCCGATTGCGTTGATTGGCAAGAGCGGCCTCCAGTCGAGTCTTGGCCTGCACTATGAAATCCGCGTGAATGGCGTCCCTGTCAATCCCGAAGATTACTTTATTACAAAGTAA
- the dnaN gene encoding DNA polymerase III subunit beta, whose translation MKFTIQKNVLQEALQAAISAVPNKSTIQILNNFSLRLEGNFLEVSATDLDLGIRVKVEVQGERDGAVVINARKLFDQVKSLVDPSITNITFDAQDYLVKIQWSERGKASIIGFDANDFPPFPEIENGETLNIAASELAFLAEKTLFATSTDSTRLSLNGVFLEAKDGKISMVATDGHRLGRAAIDQEGAELSNGVIIPHKALQHILHMAKGDSTVEVRASATHILFNTGSIQVISKLYEGPYPSYRSVIPTQFERTAQANTTEFQNKIRSVISMANARTRKIRLQFDGNILELSATDPDVGGDSREALAITHNGEGSFCIGFNGQFLAEILGMCKSEEVIMKMNNPLGACIIEPVGENMNFSFLLMPTHLTDN comes from the coding sequence ATGAAGTTCACTATCCAGAAGAATGTTTTGCAGGAAGCCCTGCAGGCAGCAATTAGCGCTGTTCCGAACAAGTCCACCATCCAGATTCTCAACAACTTTTCGCTCCGCCTCGAAGGCAATTTCCTCGAAGTGAGCGCCACCGACCTCGACCTCGGTATCAGGGTCAAGGTGGAAGTTCAGGGCGAACGTGATGGCGCAGTCGTCATCAACGCACGCAAGTTGTTCGACCAGGTGAAGAGCCTCGTGGACCCGAGCATCACGAACATTACTTTTGACGCCCAAGATTACTTGGTCAAGATCCAGTGGAGCGAACGCGGTAAAGCAAGCATCATCGGCTTTGATGCAAACGACTTCCCGCCGTTCCCGGAAATTGAAAATGGTGAAACGCTCAACATTGCTGCAAGCGAACTCGCATTCCTCGCCGAAAAAACATTGTTCGCCACTTCTACCGATTCCACCCGCTTGAGCTTGAACGGCGTGTTCCTCGAAGCGAAGGACGGCAAGATTTCCATGGTCGCCACCGACGGTCACCGCTTGGGCCGCGCCGCCATCGACCAGGAAGGCGCAGAACTTTCGAACGGTGTCATCATCCCGCACAAGGCATTGCAGCATATTCTGCACATGGCAAAGGGCGATTCCACTGTTGAAGTCCGTGCATCTGCAACGCACATTCTCTTTAACACCGGTTCTATCCAGGTGATTTCTAAGCTGTACGAAGGACCGTATCCGAGCTACCGCTCCGTGATCCCGACGCAGTTCGAACGCACCGCACAGGCCAACACGACGGAATTCCAGAACAAGATCCGCAGCGTGATTTCTATGGCTAACGCACGCACCCGCAAGATCCGCTTGCAGTTCGACGGCAACATCCTCGAACTCAGCGCCACGGACCCGGATGTTGGCGGCGATTCTCGCGAAGCACTCGCTATCACGCACAACGGCGAAGGTAGCTTCTGCATTGGTTTCAACGGCCAGTTCCTCGCAGAAATCCTCGGCATGTGCAAGAGCGAAGAAGTCATCATGAAGATGAACAACCCGCTTGGCGCTTGCATCATCGAACCGGTTGGCGAAAACATGAACTTCTCGTTCTTGTTGATGCCGACGCACCTGACGGACAACTAA
- a CDS encoding tRNA 2-thiocytidine biosynthesis TtcA family protein, protein MSSQIRKRVNKKITKAIHDFNLIEDGDRVLIATSGGKDSSVLLMELAARLGKFGPKCELAAIHIQSDFADKAPREFLQRMAEEYPQVPFYFKDVAVEARLKEGRKLNCYWCSTQRRTELIKFASENNFNKIALGHHMDDIVETLLMNMLYKGEFSGMPPMVPYEKYPCSIIRPLCYCEESEIIAYAEDADIRKFTCTCEFSKASHRKTIREEIKSLTKGSSTLKANLFESMRNIRMDYLL, encoded by the coding sequence ATGTCGAGTCAAATACGCAAGAGAGTCAATAAGAAAATCACGAAAGCCATTCACGACTTCAACCTGATTGAAGACGGAGACCGCGTGCTCATCGCCACAAGCGGTGGCAAGGATTCAAGCGTGTTGTTGATGGAGCTCGCCGCACGCCTCGGCAAATTCGGGCCCAAGTGCGAACTCGCCGCCATCCACATTCAAAGCGATTTTGCAGACAAAGCTCCTCGCGAATTTTTGCAGCGCATGGCAGAAGAATACCCGCAAGTGCCATTCTACTTTAAGGACGTGGCCGTAGAGGCTCGCCTCAAAGAAGGCCGCAAGCTGAACTGTTATTGGTGCAGCACGCAGCGCCGCACGGAACTCATCAAGTTCGCAAGCGAAAACAACTTCAATAAAATCGCGCTCGGCCACCACATGGATGACATCGTCGAAACGCTTTTGATGAACATGCTGTACAAAGGCGAGTTTAGCGGGATGCCGCCAATGGTTCCGTACGAGAAATATCCGTGCAGCATTATCCGCCCGCTCTGCTACTGCGAAGAAAGCGAAATCATCGCCTACGCCGAAGACGCGGACATTCGCAAGTTCACCTGTACCTGCGAATTCTCGAAAGCAAGCCACCGCAAAACCATCCGCGAAGAAATCAAGAGCTTAACGAAAGGAAGCTCCACGCTAAAAGCAAACTTGTTCGAAAGCATGCGAAATATCAGGATGGATTATTTGTTGTAA
- a CDS encoding fibrobacter succinogenes major paralogous domain-containing protein, with product MNIRFRFLATFALSLSFLISACSESFTDSRDGQSYDVVKIGDFTWMAENLNYETETSACPDGDSRNCKRLGRLYTWAEAKTVCPEGWRLPTKADFEALMIAAPGNVAQSQAGNSGAVPNASNAVQNNHAGLALKAKDGWFKKGNGTDEFGFNALPAGYRGAISKADDGSMTGGKFDGIGGYAYFWSATEDAENPESNAYYLFLSFSSDAASLNSFAKEDYRSVRCVR from the coding sequence ATGAATATCCGCTTTCGTTTTTTAGCGACTTTCGCATTATCTCTTTCATTCCTCATCTCCGCTTGTTCCGAGTCTTTTACGGATTCGCGTGACGGGCAGAGCTATGATGTTGTGAAGATTGGTGATTTTACATGGATGGCGGAAAATCTGAATTACGAAACAGAAACGAGTGCTTGTCCGGATGGCGACTCGCGAAATTGCAAACGCTTGGGTCGCCTTTATACGTGGGCAGAGGCAAAAACGGTTTGCCCTGAGGGTTGGCGCCTCCCGACGAAGGCGGATTTCGAGGCGTTGATGATTGCGGCGCCTGGGAATGTCGCGCAGTCTCAAGCTGGCAATTCCGGCGCAGTTCCCAATGCGTCTAATGCAGTTCAGAATAACCATGCGGGCCTAGCATTAAAAGCAAAAGATGGTTGGTTCAAGAAAGGAAACGGCACGGATGAATTCGGATTCAATGCACTCCCGGCGGGGTATCGCGGCGCAATTTCGAAAGCAGATGATGGCTCGATGACTGGCGGTAAATTTGATGGTATTGGCGGTTACGCGTACTTTTGGAGTGCGACTGAAGATGCTGAAAATCCAGAATCGAATGCGTATTATCTGTTCTTGTCGTTCAGCAGCGATGCTGCAAGTTTAAATTCGTTCGCGAAAGAGGACTATCGTTCCGTGCGCTGTGTCCGATAA